The following DNA comes from Arcobacter cloacae.
AATTTATAAGCACATGACCATCTTGGAAATTTTACTGTGTAACCTAACTCATCTTGCGTTTCTATGTCATTTATTTTTACAACCATTCCATCAAGCATCATTTCGATTTCATCTCTTACTTTTATGATTTCATGGTAAAGTTTTTCAATTCCCTCAACATTAGAAGTAAGAGTTTGCATAGGTGGTTTTACAAAACCTAAAGAGTAGATATAATCCATCAAATCTGAATATTTTTTATAGCTAAGAGTATTTAAACCAATTCCCCAAACATTGAAAAATAGTTTTCTTTTTGCTGTGATTTTCGGATCGAGTTGTCGCAGACTTCCTGCTGCTGCATTTCTTGGATTTGCGAAAACTTGTTCGTTGTTTTTGATTCTCTCTTCATTTATTTTTTCAAAATCAGCTTTTTTGATTACGATTTCACCTCTGATTTCTATCAAAGATTTTTCAGCTATTTCAAGTGGAATAGAGTGAATAGTTTTAACATTATTTGTAACATCTTCCCCAATACTTCCATCACCTCTTGTTATTGCTTGTTTTAAAACACCATTTTCATAAATAAGATTTAAGGAAGCACCATCAAATTTTGGTTGGCAAAAAAACTCTAAATTTGTATTTACTTTTGATGCTCTTTTTATCCAATCTTCTAACTCTTTTGTGTTAAAAACATCTTCTTGTGACCACATACGAGAAAGATGAGATGCTTTTTCAAAACCATCAAGTACAAATCCTCCTACTCTTTTATTTGGAGAATTAGGATGAGATAGTTCTGGATTTTCACTCTCAAAAGCTAAACAAACTCTTGCTAATTTATCATACTCTTCATCTGTTGCTATTGGATTATCAAATACATAATATGCTTTAGCCCAAGATATTAATTTTTTTATATTTAAATCATATTCATTTTTAGTCATATTTTCTCATTTTGGGATTTTTTAAGAGCTATTATACTTAATTGATTTAGTAGAAAAGATAAATAAGCTATAATTAAAATCTTAATATTTAAAATAAAGAAAGAGTATTGATGAGTTATTTAGATATTTGTATAATTGGTTGGAATTTAAATGCTTTAATGTTTGTAGTTAATTTTTTGATAGCAATTAGAGTAATTTCCACACAAGATAGATCTAAACTTCACGAAGAGAGTTTAGTTTTAAAAGAGTTAAAAGAGGAGTTAGAAATATATTATCCTTATAGAACTTACATAACAATTTTAACTTATGTGATTCCTTTTACAGCATTTTTTAGAATGAGTTTTAGACTAATAGAGATGTTTTTTTCTTTCAAAAAAATCAAAATGCTAAAATGTTTGATTATATGGTATATAAATATAACTATGATATTCAAAAGGCTAAGAATAACGATAATTAGGACTTTATTAGAATCTAAATAAAACTGTTTTAGCCCAGAGGGACAAAATAGGGGACAGATTTCCTCTCTTTATATTAATCTTTTGATATTAAATTACCCAAAAAAAAGAGAAAAAGTTATGATACTTTTTCTCTTAATCAGTTAGTCAGACTGATTGGAGTTTTATCTCGTTTGAATCAAGAAAAAACTATAATGAAATATATTAGAATTGTCAATAAAATGAACTTACTTAAAAAATTAGATTGTTTTAGTAAGGATTGATTGATAGAATGTATTTTAGTTGTTTTGTTGTGATCTTATAATTCTTTTTGAAAGTATTTAATTCTTCTTTAGTAGCTTCTTTTTGTATAATATCAATTATATATTTATCTAATTCATTGAAAATTTTTTTCCCATTAAATAACTCACATAAATCTTGAATTGAGATATGATTCTTTTTATTCCCAATAGAACAGTTAATTGTTGCTAATAAACTAGGACTATACATTTAAAATTTTTTTATATGAAAAGAATCATAGAATATTGTATTTTCTAGAAGTTGCTTTTTTAATTAGCTTGATATCAATTGGAGTTTTTATTAATCTTTTTCTTTCATTATTAGTAAGTTTTTTAGGTGGAAAAACTACAATAATTTTATTATTTCTAATTAATAATGCCATATTAAACTCTTTCTAACTAATTTATATAATAAAAATGTTTAGAAGTTTAGAACAATTTTAGATAAGTTCTCAATTCTTTTTTCATCATCTTCTTTTACAAATCTAGCATAAACTTTCATAGTAATAGATATATCTTTATGTCCCAACATTTGAGAAATCCAAAGTATATTATGACCTGCAGTTATCATACTACTTGCAAAAGTATGCCTTAAATTGTATAAATTTCTATCTTTAATATTAATATCAAATAGTAATTTTTTAAAACGCTTTGCAATAACTATATGAGAATAAAAAGGTTTTTTATAGTTTGATATAAATAAATATGTATCAGATATATTTAACTCTTGTAATGATTTCAATTTTTTTTCAAGAGCTGGAATAATATCAACATACCTAACACTTGATTGAGTTTTAACATTTCCAATTTTTCCTCTTACTGTTGTTTTATCAACAGCAATTCGTTTTTTTTCAAAGTTTATATCATTCCAAGTTAATGAAATTATTTCTCCAGGTCTCATTCCTGTGCATAACATTATGTAAATAAAATAATATAGATTTCCTTTTGCATTATCTAAAATTTTTAATATTTCATCTTTGTTAAATGGATGAATTTCTGTTTCTGAAAATTTTGATTGAAATTTGACCCACTTTTTTGATTAAAAATGACCCACCTGCAGATTGAAATTATAACATTAAATTTCGTTATTTTTATTCTCTAAATTTTGTTTCTTTTTACTTTTTGGCAATAAATCTTTCATTCTATAACTTGGACCATTTATTAAAAATGGATGTGAATGATGTAAAAGTCTATCTAGTATTGCTGTTGCTATCACATCATCATTAAATATCTGTCCCCATTCTTGAAATTCTTTATTTGATGTAATTATTGTTGAAGATTTTTCATATCTCTTTGAAATAAGTCTAAAAAAAAGTGATGCTACTTCTCTTGAAAGGTCTAAGTATCCAATTTCATCAATTATTAGTAACTCTATTCTACTCATACTTTCAAGATAATCTGTTATAGTATTAGAGTGATTTGCAGCTATTAGTTCATTGGTTAAATCTTCAGCACTTATAAATTTTACTCTTCTTCTTTGTTTGGTGGCTTCAAGTCCTAATGCTATTGAAAGATGAGTTTTTCCAACTCCTGGAGCACCAACTAAAAGTACATTTGTAGCACTATCTAAAAAGCTTAGAGTTGCTAATTCTCGTATTAGTTTTTCATCTATTTGAGGTTGAAAGCTAAAATCAAACTCATCCAAAGTTGCCATATATTTGAATCCTGCTTTTTTAATTCTAGCATTTACACTTCTATCTACTCTATCAACTATTTGTTGTTGCAATAGTTTATACAGATAATCTTGATATGATAGTTTTGCTTTAGCAGCATCAAGTGCTGCACTTTCATAATTATCTGCCACTGATGAAAGAGATAAAAGTTT
Coding sequences within:
- the istB gene encoding IS21-like element helper ATPase IstB, which produces MRNKNTTNLRNSGPVNLENGSLKANIESYCKLLSLSSVADNYESAALDAAKAKLSYQDYLYKLLQQQIVDRVDRSVNARIKKAGFKYMATLDEFDFSFQPQIDEKLIRELATLSFLDSATNVLLVGAPGVGKTHLSIALGLEATKQRRRVKFISAEDLTNELIAANHSNTITDYLESMSRIELLIIDEIGYLDLSREVASLFFRLISKRYEKSSTIITSNKEFQEWGQIFNDDVIATAILDRLLHHSHPFLINGPSYRMKDLLPKSKKKQNLENKNNEI
- a CDS encoding site-specific integrase; the protein is MHPFNKDEILKILDNAKGNLYYFIYIMLCTGMRPGEIISLTWNDINFEKKRIAVDKTTVRGKIGNVKTQSSVRYVDIIPALEKKLKSLQELNISDTYLFISNYKKPFYSHIVIAKRFKKLLFDINIKDRNLYNLRHTFASSMITAGHNILWISQMLGHKDISITMKVYARFVKEDDEKRIENLSKIVLNF